The following are encoded together in the Eptesicus fuscus isolate TK198812 chromosome 16, DD_ASM_mEF_20220401, whole genome shotgun sequence genome:
- the DOK1 gene encoding docking protein 1 isoform X2: protein MLENSLYSPTWEGSQFWVTVQRTEAAERCGLHGSYVLRVEAEKLTLLTVGTQNQILEPVLSWPYTLLRRYGRDKVMFSFEAGRRCPSGPGNFTFQTAQGNDIFQAVETAIHRQKAQGKAGQGQDVLRADSREEVAEGKLASHPGAQELPDSPPALYAEPLDSLRIPPGPSQDSLYSDPLDSTPAQAGEKVQLEKTLYCDLYEHVQQQLMKAKLTDPKEDPIYDEPEGLGPAPVRGLYDLPQEPKDAWWCQARAKEEGYELPYNPATDDYAVPPPRSTKPVPAPKPQRLAFPEPGTTGSGSKGHSSDTALYSQVQKSRSSGNWDCGLSSVGVDRTGVKSEGST from the exons ATGCTGGAGAACTCGCTGTATAGCCCCACCTGGGAAG GATCCCAGTTCTGGGTCACCGTGCAGAGGACGGAAGCCGCTGAGCGCTGCGGCCTGCATGGCTCCTATGTGCTTCGGGTGGAGGCTGAGAAGCTGACTCTCCTGACTGTGGGAACTCAGAATCAGATACTCGAGCCAGTCCTTTCCTGGCCCTACACTCTGTTGCGTCGCTATGGCCGAGACAAG GTCATGTTCTCCTTTGAGGCTGGTCGGCGCTGCCCCTCTGGCCCTGGAAACTTCACCTTCCAGACGGCACAGGGAAATGACATTTTCCAGGCAGTGGAGACTGCTATCCACCGGCAGAAGGCCCAGGGCAAGGCTGGTCAGGGGCAGGATGTTCTTAGAGCTGATTCCCGTGAAGAAGTGGCGGAGGGGAAGCTGGCTTCCCACCCTGGGGCCCAGGAGCTCCCCGACAGCCCTCCGGCTCTGTATGCTGAACCCTTAGACTCTCTGCGCATTCCTCCAGGTCCTTCCCAGGACTCCCTATACTCAGACCCTTTGGACAGCACCCCTGCTCAGGCCGGGGAGAAGGTACAGTTAGAGAAAACTCTCTATTGCGACTTGTATGAGCATGTGCAGCAGCAGCTGATGAAGGCCAAGCTGACGGACCCCAAGGAGGACCCCATCTATGATGAACCGGAGGGCCTGGGGCCAGCTCCGGTCCGGGGCCTTTATGACCTGCCGCAGGAGCCCAAGGATGCATGGTGGTGCCAGGCTCGAGCGAAGGAGGAGGGCTACGAGCTCCCCTACAACCCTGCCACCGATGACTACGCCGTGCCTCCCCCTCGGAGCACAAAGCCCGTCCCAGCTCCCAAGCCCCAGCGCCTGGCCTTCCCTGAACCTGGTAcaactggcagtggcagcaaagGCCACAGCTCAGACACTGCCCTGTACAGCCAGGTCCAGAAGAGCCGGTCCTCAGGGAACTGGGACTGTGGGCTCTCTAGCGTAGGGGTTGACAGGACTGGGGTCAAGTCAGAGGGCTCCACATGA
- the DOK1 gene encoding docking protein 1 isoform X3 → MFSFEAGRRCPSGPGNFTFQTAQGNDIFQAVETAIHRQKAQGKAGQGQDVLRADSREEVAEGKLASHPGAQELPDSPPALYAEPLDSLRIPPGPSQDSLYSDPLDSTPAQAGEKVQLEKTLYCDLYEHVQQQLMKAKLTDPKEDPIYDEPEGLGPAPVRGLYDLPQEPKDAWWCQARAKEEGYELPYNPATDDYAVPPPRSTKPVPAPKPQRLAFPEPGTTGSGSKGHSSDTALYSQVQKSRSSGNWDCGLSSVGVDRTGVKSEGST, encoded by the coding sequence ATGTTCTCCTTTGAGGCTGGTCGGCGCTGCCCCTCTGGCCCTGGAAACTTCACCTTCCAGACGGCACAGGGAAATGACATTTTCCAGGCAGTGGAGACTGCTATCCACCGGCAGAAGGCCCAGGGCAAGGCTGGTCAGGGGCAGGATGTTCTTAGAGCTGATTCCCGTGAAGAAGTGGCGGAGGGGAAGCTGGCTTCCCACCCTGGGGCCCAGGAGCTCCCCGACAGCCCTCCGGCTCTGTATGCTGAACCCTTAGACTCTCTGCGCATTCCTCCAGGTCCTTCCCAGGACTCCCTATACTCAGACCCTTTGGACAGCACCCCTGCTCAGGCCGGGGAGAAGGTACAGTTAGAGAAAACTCTCTATTGCGACTTGTATGAGCATGTGCAGCAGCAGCTGATGAAGGCCAAGCTGACGGACCCCAAGGAGGACCCCATCTATGATGAACCGGAGGGCCTGGGGCCAGCTCCGGTCCGGGGCCTTTATGACCTGCCGCAGGAGCCCAAGGATGCATGGTGGTGCCAGGCTCGAGCGAAGGAGGAGGGCTACGAGCTCCCCTACAACCCTGCCACCGATGACTACGCCGTGCCTCCCCCTCGGAGCACAAAGCCCGTCCCAGCTCCCAAGCCCCAGCGCCTGGCCTTCCCTGAACCTGGTAcaactggcagtggcagcaaagGCCACAGCTCAGACACTGCCCTGTACAGCCAGGTCCAGAAGAGCCGGTCCTCAGGGAACTGGGACTGTGGGCTCTCTAGCGTAGGGGTTGACAGGACTGGGGTCAAGTCAGAGGGCTCCACATGA
- the DOK1 gene encoding docking protein 1 isoform X1, translating to MDGAMDGAVMEGPLFLQSQRFGTKRWRKTWAVLYPASPHGVARLEFFDHKGPSSGGGRGSSRRLDCKVIRLAECVSVVPVAVESPPEPGAAAFRLDTAQRSHLLAADAPSSAAWVQTLCLNAFPKGSWGLAPAENPPKLSALEMLENSLYSPTWEGSQFWVTVQRTEAAERCGLHGSYVLRVEAEKLTLLTVGTQNQILEPVLSWPYTLLRRYGRDKVMFSFEAGRRCPSGPGNFTFQTAQGNDIFQAVETAIHRQKAQGKAGQGQDVLRADSREEVAEGKLASHPGAQELPDSPPALYAEPLDSLRIPPGPSQDSLYSDPLDSTPAQAGEKVQLEKTLYCDLYEHVQQQLMKAKLTDPKEDPIYDEPEGLGPAPVRGLYDLPQEPKDAWWCQARAKEEGYELPYNPATDDYAVPPPRSTKPVPAPKPQRLAFPEPGTTGSGSKGHSSDTALYSQVQKSRSSGNWDCGLSSVGVDRTGVKSEGST from the exons ATGGACGGGGCCATGGACGGGGCCGTGATGGAAGGGCCGCTCTTTTTGCAGAGTCAGCGTTTCGGTACCAAG AGGTGGAGGAAGACCTGGGCCGTGCTCTACCCGGCCAGCCCCCACGGCGTAGCGCGCCTCGAGTTCTTCGATCACAAGGGGCCGAGCTCTGGAGGGGGCCGAGGGAGCTCGCGCCGCCTGGACTGCAAGGTGATCCGTCTGGCCGAGTGTGTGAGCGTGGTGCCCGTGGCCGTGGAGAGCCCCCCTGAGCCGGGAGCCGCCGCCTTCCGCCTGGACACCGCgcagcgctcgcacctgctggcGGCCGACGCGCCGTCCAGCGCCGCCTGGGTGCAAACGCTGTGCCTAAATGCCTTTCCG AAAGGCAGCTGGGGTCTGGCGCCTGCGGAGAACCCACCCAAGCTTTCTGCCCTGGAGATGCTGGAGAACTCGCTGTATAGCCCCACCTGGGAAG GATCCCAGTTCTGGGTCACCGTGCAGAGGACGGAAGCCGCTGAGCGCTGCGGCCTGCATGGCTCCTATGTGCTTCGGGTGGAGGCTGAGAAGCTGACTCTCCTGACTGTGGGAACTCAGAATCAGATACTCGAGCCAGTCCTTTCCTGGCCCTACACTCTGTTGCGTCGCTATGGCCGAGACAAG GTCATGTTCTCCTTTGAGGCTGGTCGGCGCTGCCCCTCTGGCCCTGGAAACTTCACCTTCCAGACGGCACAGGGAAATGACATTTTCCAGGCAGTGGAGACTGCTATCCACCGGCAGAAGGCCCAGGGCAAGGCTGGTCAGGGGCAGGATGTTCTTAGAGCTGATTCCCGTGAAGAAGTGGCGGAGGGGAAGCTGGCTTCCCACCCTGGGGCCCAGGAGCTCCCCGACAGCCCTCCGGCTCTGTATGCTGAACCCTTAGACTCTCTGCGCATTCCTCCAGGTCCTTCCCAGGACTCCCTATACTCAGACCCTTTGGACAGCACCCCTGCTCAGGCCGGGGAGAAGGTACAGTTAGAGAAAACTCTCTATTGCGACTTGTATGAGCATGTGCAGCAGCAGCTGATGAAGGCCAAGCTGACGGACCCCAAGGAGGACCCCATCTATGATGAACCGGAGGGCCTGGGGCCAGCTCCGGTCCGGGGCCTTTATGACCTGCCGCAGGAGCCCAAGGATGCATGGTGGTGCCAGGCTCGAGCGAAGGAGGAGGGCTACGAGCTCCCCTACAACCCTGCCACCGATGACTACGCCGTGCCTCCCCCTCGGAGCACAAAGCCCGTCCCAGCTCCCAAGCCCCAGCGCCTGGCCTTCCCTGAACCTGGTAcaactggcagtggcagcaaagGCCACAGCTCAGACACTGCCCTGTACAGCCAGGTCCAGAAGAGCCGGTCCTCAGGGAACTGGGACTGTGGGCTCTCTAGCGTAGGGGTTGACAGGACTGGGGTCAAGTCAGAGGGCTCCACATGA